A window of Tripterygium wilfordii isolate XIE 37 chromosome 7, ASM1340144v1, whole genome shotgun sequence contains these coding sequences:
- the LOC120002443 gene encoding subtilisin-like protease SBT4.15 gives MERIVKKLQLPLFNVFVLAMVVQLCGSLASGSSHEQERKAYIVYMGDSVETTISAVDRHHDLLSAAIGDEDIARKSRIHSYGKSFDAFAAHLMPHEAERLRENENVVSVFPSTLRKLQTTRSWDFLKMPLSVKRNSQIETDVIVGLLDTGIYVDAPSFDDKGFGPPPSKWKGICQSGGNFSGCNNKVIGARSYNVDRKNAVDNLSPADDEGHGTHTSSTIAGVPVQGASLYGLGQGTARGGVPGARVAMYKVCHERGCSDLDILAAFDDAIADGVDLLSVSIGGPSNDYFSDALAIGTFHAMKNGILTSCSAGNEGPRMSSVENVAPWILTVGASGLDRQFRSSARFGDGMRTSGVSLNTFRLKRRMYPLISGAKAANNSRIKDDFFSPMSCDSGTLDEKKVKGKIVFCHRGYDQDYVIKKLGGVGVILVKQGNLDTGSSFLIPATIVDPLEAEMIDKYINFTKNPRAIISKSRKVTVAAPFVASFSSRGPNPVSSTIAKPDLVAPGIDILAAYTKLASVTGSEDDNRYDVYNIMSGTSMACPHAAATAAYIKSFHPDWSPAAIKSALMTTATEMKVGEELAELAYGAGQIDPVRALHPGLVYDASKMNYIRFLCNEGYSGTVLRLITDEHINCSRIPSIGGNDALNYPSMYLQLENPNSSISAIFHRTVTNVEPGNFMYKATVKAPMELKITVTPDTLKFDRMYEKKSFKVEIKGPALKINVTVLSASLEWRSDSSSHRVKSPIIIHAKELYY, from the exons ATGGAGAGAATAGTGAAGAAGCTGCAACTTCCCTTGTTCAACGTCTTTGTTTTAGCCATGGTAGTTCAGCTTTGTGGGTCATTGGCTAGTGGGTCTAGTCATGAACAAGAAAGAAAG GCATATATAGTGTACATGGGAGATTCAGTAGAAACAACAATCTCTGCTGTTGATCGTCACCATGATTTGCTTTCAGCTGCTATTGGAGA TGAGGATATAGCCAGAAAATCCAGAATTCACAGCTATGGAAAGAGTTTTGATGCATTTGCTGCACATCTAATGCCACATGAAGCAGAGAGACTACGAG AGAATGAGAACGTGGTTTCAGTGTTTCCAAGCACACTAAGGAAGCTTCAAACGACACGGTCATGGGATTTTCTGAAAATGCCTCTCTCTGTTAAGAGAAATTCTCAAATAGAGACTGATGTTATCGTCGGCTTGTTAGATACAG GAATTTATGTGGATGCTCCAAGTTTTGATGACAAAGGATTCGGACCTCCTCCATCGAAATGGAAAGGCATATGCCAATCAGGAGGAAATTTCAGTGGCTGCAACAA CAAAGTAATTGGTGCACGGTCATACAATGTAGACCGCAAGAATGCTGTCGACAACCTATCACCAGCGGACGATGAAGGCCATGGCACGCATACTTCCTCAACCATAGCTGGTGTGCCGGTCCAGGGGGCGAGCCTGTATGGATTGGGGCAAGGAACTGCTCGAGGAGGTGTTCCTGGTGCACGTGTAGCAATGTACAAGGTTTGTCATGAGCGAGGCTGCAGCGACTTGGATATATTGGCAGCATTCGATGATGCAATTGCAGATGGTGTGGATTTGTTGTCGGTTTCAATAGGTGGCCCATCCAATGATTACTTCAGTGATGCTTTAGCCATTGGTACATTTCACGCTATGAAGAATGGTATCTTGACTAGTTGCTCCGCGGGTAATGAAGGGCCGAGGATGTCTTCAGTGGAGAATGTGGCTCCTTGGATTCTGACTGTTGGTGCTAGTGGCTTAGATAGACAGTTCAGGAGTTCGGCTCGATTTGGAGATGGCATGAGAACTTCT GGTGTTTCTCTGAATACATTCAGATTGAAAAGGAGAATGTACCCTCTGATAAGTGGAGCAAAAGCAGCCAACAACAGTAGAATCAAGGATGATTTCTTTTCTCCCAT GAGCTGTGATTCTGGGACTCTGGATGAAAAGAAGGTGAAGGGGAAGATAGTGTTCTGTCACAGAGGATATGATCAAGATTATGTAATCAAGAAGTTGGGTGGAGTTGGGGTAATTCTTGTCAAACAAGGGAACCTAGACACTGGATCTAGCTTTTTGATCCCTGCAACGATTGTCGATCCTTTAGAAGCTGAAATGATTGACAAATATATCAACTTTACTAA GAATCCTCGAGCTATCATATCCAAATCAAGGAAAGTGACTGTCGCCGCTCCATTTGTGGCTTCCTTCTCATCTAGAGGACCTAACCCCGTCTCCAGCACAATCGCGAAG CCGGATCTTGTGGCTCCTGGGATCGACATACTGGCTGCTTATACTAAACTTGCATCTGTCACTGGGAGTGAAGATGACAATCGGTACGATGTGTACAATATAATGTCTGGAACTTCAATGGCTTGCCCTCATGCCGCTGCTACTGCTGCCTATATCAAGTCATTTCATCCCGATTGGTCTCCTGCTGCGATTAAATCTGCTCTCATGACAACTG CGACTGAGATGAAAGTTGGAGAAGAATTGGCAGAGCTGGCCTACGGTGCAGGGCAAATTGATCCAGTAAGGGCATTGCATCCAGGATTAGTCTATGATGCGTCGAAAATGAACTACATTCGCTTCCTTTGCAATGAAGGCTACTCTGGCACAGTCCTTCGCCTTATCACAGATGAACATATAAATTGTTCAAGAATTCCTTCAATCGGTGGGAATGATGCGTTGAACTACCCATCGATGTATTTGCAGCTTGAAAATCCCAATTCTAGCATTTCTGCCATTTTTCATCGGACAGTTACTAATGTGGAGCCTGGAAACTTCATGTACAAGGCTACAGTGAAGGCACCTATGGAGCTCAAGATCACTGTCACTCCGGACACGTTGAAATTTGATCGGATGTATGAGAAGAAAAGCTTCAAGGTTGAGATCAAAGGTCCGGCATTGAaaattaatgttactgttttatcaGCTTCACTGGAATGGAGGAGTGATTCTTCAAGTCACAGGGTCAAGAGCCCTATTATCATTCATGCCAAAGAATTATATTACTGA
- the LOC120002781 gene encoding peptidyl-prolyl cis-trans isomerase CYP71 isoform X2 gives MQVSADGLLCCTISSDRSVKVYDVVNYDMMVMIRLSYVAGSVEWVYKQGDVKANVVVSDRNSSYVHIYDVRAGSNEPIISREIHLGPIKVMRYNPVFDAVISSDAKGIIEYWSPTDLQFPASEVNFKLKSDTDLFEIVKCKTTVSTIEVSPDGKQFSITSPDRRIRIFWFRTGKLRRVYDESLEVAQDLQRSDVPMYRLEAIDFGRRMAVEKEIEKTEIAPSPNAVFDESSNFLIYATLLGIKIVNMHTNKVARILGKVESNDRFLKVALYQGDRSSKKARKIPAAAANVNESKEPLTDPTILCCAFKKHRIYLFSQREPEEPEDATKGRDVFNEKPPPDELLAVSDIGKAVTTSLPDTVILHTTMGDIHMKLYPEECPKTVENFTTHCRNGYYDNLIFHRVIKGFMIQTGDPLGDGTGGQSIWGREFEDEFHKSLRHDRPFTVSMANAGPNTNGSQFFITTVATPWLDNKHTVFGRVSKGMDVVQALEKVKTDKTDKPYQDVKILNVTVPKS, from the exons ATGCAGGTTAGCGCAGATGGTCTTCTTTGTTGTACTATTTCAAGCGATCGTTCAGTGAAGGTGTATGATGTTGTTAATTATGATATGATGGTTATGATTCGCTTATCGTATGTTGCTGGTAGCGTTGAATGGGTCTACAAACAAGGGGATGTCAAGGCTAATGTAGTTGTTAGTGATCGGAACTCCtcatatgtgcatatatatgatGTACGAGCTGGTTCAAATGAGCCCATCATCTCAAGAGAG ATACACTTGGGGCCTATAAAAGTTATGAGGTACAATCCTGTATTTGACGCTGTTATATCAAGTGATGCAAAGGGAATAATAGAATATTGGAGCCCtactgatcttcagttccctgCAAGCGA GGTGAATTTTAAGTTGAAAAGTGATACTGATCTATTTGAAATTGTGAAGTGCAAAACCACCGTTTCTACAATTGAG GTAAGCCCGGATGGTAAGCAATTTTCCATTACATCACCCGATCGTAGAATACGCATATTTTGGTTCAGAACAGGGAAACTAAGACGCGTTTATGATGAATCACTTGAG GTGGCTCAAGACCTTCAGAGAAGTGATGTCCCCATGTACCGGTTAGAAGCTATTGATTTTGGACGAAGGATGGCGGTTGAGaaggaaattgaaaaaacagaaaTTGCACCATCACCAAATGCTGTTTTTGATGAAAGCTCTAACTTTCTCATATATGCAACTTTACTTGGTATAAAA ATAGTAAATATGCATACCAACAAAGTTGCTCGAATTCTAGGAAAGGTGGAGAGCAATGACAGGTTCCTGAAAGTTGCCTTGTATCAGGGCGATCGAAGTAGTAAAAAAGCGAGAAAAATTCCTGCAGCTGCAGCAAATGTCAATGAAAGCAAGGAGCCTTTGACAGATCCTACTATTTTATGCTGTGCTTTCAAGAAACACCGGATCTATTTATTCAG CCAGAGGGAACCCGAGGAGCCTGAAGATGCAACTAAGGGAAGAGATGTGTTCAATGAGAAGCCTCCACCGGATGAACTTTTGGCTGTATCAGATATCGGGAAGGCTGTCACAACATCTCTACCTGACACTGTG ATCCTGCATACAACAATGGGTGACATTCACATGAAACTGTACCCTGAGGAGTGTCCAAAAACTGTGGAGAACTTTACAACACACTGCCGGAATGGGTATTATGATAATCTCATTTTTCATCGTGTCATCAAAGGTTTCATGATACAGACAGGAGATCCTCTGGGAGATGGCACTGGTGGACAGTCTATTTGGGGAAGGGAGTTTGAGGATGAGTTCCACAAAAG TTTACGACATGACAGGCCCTTCACGGTATCCATGGCTAATGCTGGCCCAAATACAAATGGCTCACAGTTCTTTATCACCACAGTGGCTACTCCATGGCTGGACAATAAACACACAGTTTTTGGAAGAGTTTCCAAGGGAATGGATGTTGTCCAG GCTTTAGAGAAGGTAAAAACTGACAAGACAGACAAGCCATATCAAGATGTGAAAATATTAAATGTGACTGTCCCCAAGTCATAG
- the LOC120001624 gene encoding cytochrome P450 94C1-like — protein sequence MAFEAFSLELMSMAFGFCFFTFTIFFSLFSLSILVLRMKPWCNCDVCQTYLTSSWTKDFDNLCDWYTHLLRNSPSGTIHVHVLKNTITANPDNVEHILKTKFDNYPKGKQFSSILGDLLGKGIFNVDGQTWRFQRKLASAELGSVSIRLFAFELVKAETNSRLIPLLSSIAKDQERVLDLQDVFRRFSFDNICKFSFGLDPGCLNLSLPISDFSVAFDEATKLSAQRALASSPLIWKIKRFFNIGSEKKLREAIDMVNELAEEMISQRRKTGFANHKDLLSRFMGSVDDDKYLRDIVVSFLLAGRDTVASGLTSLMWLISQNPKVEDAIRAESDRVMGTSQDLVSFEQMRDMHYLNAAVYESLRLFPPVQFDSKFSLEDDVLPDGTFVKGGTRVTYHPYAMGRIERVWGSDCVEFKPERWLTNGVFVPENPFKYTVFQAGPRICMGKDLALAEMKCVALAVIRKFNIRAVDPDYVPHFSPGLTASLRGGLPVVIKEREVVCL from the coding sequence ATGGCTTTCGAAGCTTTCTCGTTGGAGCTCATGTCAATGGCGTTTGGGTTCTGTTTCTTCACCTTCACAATCttcttttctctgttttctttatcAATCCTTGTATTAAGGATGAAGCCTTGGTGCAACTGCGACGTTTGTCAAACTTATCTTACTTCCAGTTGGACCAAAGATTTCGACAATCTTTGTGACTGGTACACTCATCTTCTCCGCAACTCTCCTTCTGGAACCATCCACGTTCACGTTCTTAAAAACACAATCACCGCAAACCCAGATAACGTCGAGCACATTCTCAAGACTAAGTTCGATAACTATCCGAAAGGGAAGCAGTTCTCTTCGATCTTGGGTGATCTGCTTGGCAAAGGTATTTTCAACGTTGACGGTCAAACTTGGAGGTTCCAAAGAAAGCTGGCGAGTGCTGAACTTGGTAGTGTTTCGATACGGTTGTTTGCATTTGAGCTTGTTAAAGCTGAAACTAATTCGAGGTTAATTCCTCTATTGTCTTCGATTGCAAAAGATCAAGAAAGAGTTTTGGATTTACAAGATGTTTTTAGAAGATTCTCATTCGACAACATATGTAAATTCTCTTTCGGGTTAGATCCTGGTTGTCTGAATTTATCGTTACCGATTTCAGACTTTTCTGTCGCATTTGATGAGGCAACGAAATTGTCTGCACAAAGAGCACTTGCATCCTCACCGTTGATTTGGAAGATCAAGAGATTTTTCAATATAGGATCGGAAAAGAAGCTCAGAGAAGCCATTGATATGGTCAACGAGCTTGCTGAGGAGATGATAAGTCAACGGCGCAAGACTGGTTTCGCTAACCACAAAGATCTTTTATCACGATTCATGGGGTCCGTAGATGATGACAAGTATCTTCGAGACATTGTGGTTAGCTTTCTATTGGCGGGTCGAGACACGGTTGCTTCCGGGTTAACTAGCTTAATGTGGTTGATATCGCAAAACCCAAAAGTAGAGGATGCGATCCGGGCAGAGTCAGACCGAGTCATGGGAACTAGTCAAGATCTTGTAAGCTTTGAACAGATGCGGGACATGCATTATTTAAATGCTGCTGTATATGAGAGCTTAAGATTATTCCCCCCTGTGCAATTTGACTCAAAATTCTCCCTAGAAGATGACGTATTACCTGACGGCACCTTTGTCAAAGGTGGCACTAGGGTTACATACCACCCATATGCCATGGGTCGGATCGAACGGGTTTGGGGGTCGGATTGTGTTGAATTCAAGCCGGAGAGGTGGTTGACTAATGGTGTTTTTGTACCCGAAAACCCATTCAAGTATACCGTGTTCCAAGCAGGACCTAGGATTTGTATGGGGAAGGATTTGGCATTGGCGGAGATGAAATGTGTAGCACTTGCAGTTATCCGGAAGTTCAATATTCGGGCAGTAGATCCAGATTACGTGCCCCATTTTTCCCCGGGTCTTACAGCCTCTTTAAGAGGTGGTTTGCCTGTTGTGATTAAAGAAAGGGAAGTTGTATgtttgtga
- the LOC120002783 gene encoding uncharacterized protein LOC120002783, translating to MDVDSEKPIEEIILDGEDLMKGPPSPLIPPEIASHVLEGVDLCTGILRNLFLCLQVNNIEPFCQEDIALYRECAEKRDEILRHRLQDSERKLGLSMPLDEAKERASQLESEVTSLERHMILASGIKGVEGFRQRWSLHGRLTDTRNRLESLRQGIDNRKKDDSVPKATTKRWFLW from the exons ATGGATG TTGATTCGGAGAAACCTATTGAAGAAATCATACTGGATGGAGAGGATTTAATGAAGGGGCCACCTAGTCCCCTCATCCCACCAGAAATTGCCTCGCATGTGCTTGAAGGTGTTGATTTGTGCACTGGGATTTTAAGGAATCTGTTCTtgt GCTTGCAAGTCAACAACATTGAACCATTCTGTCAAGAAGACATCGCTTTATATCGAGAATGTGCAGAAAAGAGG GATGAGATACTAAGGCATCGACTTCAAGATAGCGAGCGCAAATTGGGTTTGTCAATGCCTTTAGATGAAGCCAAGGAAAGAGCTTCCCAGCTTGAATCTGAAGTTACATCTCTGGAAAG GCACATGATTCTTGCTAGTGGAATTAAAGGTGTTGAAGGATTTCGTCAAAGATGGAGTTTACATGGTCGGCTTACCGATACGAg GAATAGGTTGGAGTCTTTGAGGCAAGGAATAGATAATCGAAAAAAGGATGATTCTGTTCCAAAGGCAACTACGAAAAGATGGTTTCTTTGGTGA
- the LOC120002781 gene encoding peptidyl-prolyl cis-trans isomerase CYP71 isoform X1, translated as MEEEKNGTTNAVVTESEEEPVVGPGPAKRARPKRPLQFEQAYLDALPSANMYEKSYMHRDVVTHVAVSAAEFFITGSIDGHLKFWKKKAIGIEFAKHFRSHLGPIEGLAVSADGLLCCTISSDRSVKVYDVVNYDMMVMIRLSYVAGSVEWVYKQGDVKANVVVSDRNSSYVHIYDVRAGSNEPIISREIHLGPIKVMRYNPVFDAVISSDAKGIIEYWSPTDLQFPASEVNFKLKSDTDLFEIVKCKTTVSTIEVSPDGKQFSITSPDRRIRIFWFRTGKLRRVYDESLEVAQDLQRSDVPMYRLEAIDFGRRMAVEKEIEKTEIAPSPNAVFDESSNFLIYATLLGIKIVNMHTNKVARILGKVESNDRFLKVALYQGDRSSKKARKIPAAAANVNESKEPLTDPTILCCAFKKHRIYLFSQREPEEPEDATKGRDVFNEKPPPDELLAVSDIGKAVTTSLPDTVILHTTMGDIHMKLYPEECPKTVENFTTHCRNGYYDNLIFHRVIKGFMIQTGDPLGDGTGGQSIWGREFEDEFHKSLRHDRPFTVSMANAGPNTNGSQFFITTVATPWLDNKHTVFGRVSKGMDVVQALEKVKTDKTDKPYQDVKILNVTVPKS; from the exons ATGGAGGAAGAGAAGAACGGCACGACCAACGCTGTAGTGACAGAGAGCGAGGAAGAGCCTGTTGTTGGGCCAGGGCCAGCGAAGAGAGCTCGCCCTAAGCGTCCTCTCCAGTTCGAGCAAGCATATCTCGACGCCCTCCCCTCCGCTAACAT GTATGAGAAAAGTTATATGCACCGGGATGTGGTTACGCATGTGGCCGTATCAGCAGCTGAATTTTTCATAACTGGAAGCATTGATG GGCATTTgaaattttggaagaaaaaagcTATTGGCATTGAGTTTGCAAAGCATTTCAGATCCCACCTTGGTCCCATAGAAGGTCTAGCG GTTAGCGCAGATGGTCTTCTTTGTTGTACTATTTCAAGCGATCGTTCAGTGAAGGTGTATGATGTTGTTAATTATGATATGATGGTTATGATTCGCTTATCGTATGTTGCTGGTAGCGTTGAATGGGTCTACAAACAAGGGGATGTCAAGGCTAATGTAGTTGTTAGTGATCGGAACTCCtcatatgtgcatatatatgatGTACGAGCTGGTTCAAATGAGCCCATCATCTCAAGAGAG ATACACTTGGGGCCTATAAAAGTTATGAGGTACAATCCTGTATTTGACGCTGTTATATCAAGTGATGCAAAGGGAATAATAGAATATTGGAGCCCtactgatcttcagttccctgCAAGCGA GGTGAATTTTAAGTTGAAAAGTGATACTGATCTATTTGAAATTGTGAAGTGCAAAACCACCGTTTCTACAATTGAG GTAAGCCCGGATGGTAAGCAATTTTCCATTACATCACCCGATCGTAGAATACGCATATTTTGGTTCAGAACAGGGAAACTAAGACGCGTTTATGATGAATCACTTGAG GTGGCTCAAGACCTTCAGAGAAGTGATGTCCCCATGTACCGGTTAGAAGCTATTGATTTTGGACGAAGGATGGCGGTTGAGaaggaaattgaaaaaacagaaaTTGCACCATCACCAAATGCTGTTTTTGATGAAAGCTCTAACTTTCTCATATATGCAACTTTACTTGGTATAAAA ATAGTAAATATGCATACCAACAAAGTTGCTCGAATTCTAGGAAAGGTGGAGAGCAATGACAGGTTCCTGAAAGTTGCCTTGTATCAGGGCGATCGAAGTAGTAAAAAAGCGAGAAAAATTCCTGCAGCTGCAGCAAATGTCAATGAAAGCAAGGAGCCTTTGACAGATCCTACTATTTTATGCTGTGCTTTCAAGAAACACCGGATCTATTTATTCAG CCAGAGGGAACCCGAGGAGCCTGAAGATGCAACTAAGGGAAGAGATGTGTTCAATGAGAAGCCTCCACCGGATGAACTTTTGGCTGTATCAGATATCGGGAAGGCTGTCACAACATCTCTACCTGACACTGTG ATCCTGCATACAACAATGGGTGACATTCACATGAAACTGTACCCTGAGGAGTGTCCAAAAACTGTGGAGAACTTTACAACACACTGCCGGAATGGGTATTATGATAATCTCATTTTTCATCGTGTCATCAAAGGTTTCATGATACAGACAGGAGATCCTCTGGGAGATGGCACTGGTGGACAGTCTATTTGGGGAAGGGAGTTTGAGGATGAGTTCCACAAAAG TTTACGACATGACAGGCCCTTCACGGTATCCATGGCTAATGCTGGCCCAAATACAAATGGCTCACAGTTCTTTATCACCACAGTGGCTACTCCATGGCTGGACAATAAACACACAGTTTTTGGAAGAGTTTCCAAGGGAATGGATGTTGTCCAG GCTTTAGAGAAGGTAAAAACTGACAAGACAGACAAGCCATATCAAGATGTGAAAATATTAAATGTGACTGTCCCCAAGTCATAG
- the LOC120002784 gene encoding 60S acidic ribosomal protein P2-like has translation MKVIAAYLLALLGGNPNPTADDLKTILGSVGAEADEDMIKLLLDQVKGKDPTELIASGREKLASVPSGGGGVAVAAAPASGGGAAAAAPAEEAPKKEEKVEESDDDMGFSLFD, from the exons ATGAAGGTGATAGCCGCATATTTGCTCGCTCTATTGGGTGGCAACCCCAATCCAACAGCCGATGATTTGAAGACTATTCTTGGATCAG TTGGAGCCGAGGCTGATGAGGACATGATTAAGTTGTTGTTGGATCAAGTCAAGGGAAAAGATCCAACAGAACTAATTGCTTCTGGTAGGGAAAAGTTAGCTTCCGTACCTTCTGGTGGCGGTGGTGTTGCTGTTGCAGCAGCTCCTGCTTCTGGAGGTGGTGCTGCGGCTGCTGCTCCTGCTGAAGAAGCGcctaagaaagaagagaaggttGAAGAGTCTGATGAT GATATGGGTTTCAGCCTTTTTGATTAA
- the LOC120002442 gene encoding uncharacterized protein LOC120002442 codes for MAKTKLLFVVCLLILCLVIQSQADSEGGGKGGGDNAGKGDGNQGQDGNHQGQDGNNQGGDGNHQGGNGNQGGDGKGNGNQGGDGGSPTIIYSSPPPPAPTTSTPPSSHNTPPPAPTTSTPPPAPTTSTPPPAPTTSTPPPAPTTSTPPSHNTPPPATPAPHPPSTLPPPSSSPKKAKCKNWNYPHCYGTVHTCPSACPGGCDVDCVTCSPVCNCNRPGALCQDPRFVGADGLTFYFHGKKDSDFCIVSDSNLHINAHFIGRRNPNLKRDFTWVQSLGILFDNHRLFIGANKTSTWDDSVDRLELQFDGDSIILPDRAGSQWKSKMSRLTITRTRNTNAVDIEVKNNFKIKASVVPITEKDSMIHNYGITQEDCFAHLDMSFKFYSLSGDVNGVLGQTYASNYVSKIKVGVLMPVMGGQKEFSSSSLFSTDCAVAHYTGQDLGANSYDNIEYANLDCASSALGGRGVVCKR; via the exons ATGGCTAAGACAAAGTTACTCTTCGTGGTCTGCTTGCTGATTCTCTGCCTAGTAATTCAGTCACAGGCAGACTCGGAGGGGGGAGGAAAGGGAGGTGGAGATAATGCAGGAAAGGGAGATGGAAATCAAGGACAAGATGGAAATCATCAAGGACAAGATGGAAATAATCAAGGAGGAGATGGAAATCATCAAGGAGGAAATGGAAATCAAGGAGGGGATGGAAAGGGAAATGGAAATCAAGGAGGAGATGGAGGTTCCCCGACCATAATATACAGTAGTCCTCCTCCTCCTGCTCCCACCACCTCCACTCCTCCCTCTTCCCATAACACTCCTCCTCCTGCTCCTACCACTTCCACTCCTCCTCCTGCGCCCACCACTTCCACTCCTCCTCCGGCTCCCACCACCTCCACTCCTCCTCCTGCTCCAACCACCTCCACTCCTCCTTCCCACAATACTCCTCCTCCTGCCACTCCAGCGCCACACCCGCCTTCAACTTTGCCACCACCGAGTTCTTCACCAAAGAAAGCTAAGTGCAAGAACTGGAATTATCCTCATTGCTATGGAACGGTACATACCTGTCCCAGTGCCTGCCCTGGTGGATGCGATGTTGATTGTGTCACTTGTAGCCCTGTTTGCA ATTGCAATAGGCCAGGCGCACTGTGCCAAGACCCGCGATTCGTTGGTGCAGATGGACTCACCTTCTACTTCCATGGCAAGAAAGATAGTGACTTCTGCATAGTTTCTGATTCCAACTTACACATCAATGCCCACTTCATTGGCCGCAGGAACCCCAACCTAAAGAGGGACTTCACTTGGGTCCAGTCTCTAGGAATCCTCTTTGACAACCACAGACTCTTCATTGGCGCCAACAAAACCTCAACTTGGGATGACTCTGTGGACCGCCTTGAACTGCAATTTGATGGAGACAGCATAATCCTTCCTGACCGCGCCGGCAGCCAGTGGAAGTCTAAAATGTCAAGACTTACCATAACAAGGACTCGAAACACCAATGCTGTTGATATCGAagtgaaaaacaatttcaagaTTAAAGCATCAGTGGTACCTATTACTGAGAAAGATTCAATGATTCACAATTATGGCATTACTCAAGAGGATTGCTTTGCTCATCTTGACATGAGCTTCAAGTTCTATTCATTGAGCGGAGATGTGAATGGTGTTCTTGGACAGACTTATGCAAGCAACTATGTGAGCAAGATTAAAGTGGGAGTGTTGATGCCTGTTATGGGTGGCCAAAAGGAGTTTTCGTCTTCAAGCCTATTCAGTACTGATTGTGCTGTTGCTCACTATACAGGACAGGATTTGGGAGCTAACAGTTATGATAATATAGAGTATGCCAACCTTGATTGTGCTAGTTCTGCATTGGGTGGCCGCGGCGTGGTCTGCAAGCGCTAA